Proteins encoded within one genomic window of Prauserella marina:
- a CDS encoding TetR/AcrR family transcriptional regulator, with amino-acid sequence MKGKQDQVLDAAIRVLGTKGTRALTHRAVDAEAGVPAGSTSNYFRTREALLSGLLGRLSELETASWREFAEALDAEAMADTGRFAEAVGGLAGELAGPARTFTLARHAVFLEAAVNERLRQQIVLRRAELESQGTRWLRALGSSRPSADFWAIMALLDGLLLHETTAPGAAFAPSPAIGALLRGLSGDWPERT; translated from the coding sequence GTGAAGGGCAAACAGGACCAGGTACTGGACGCGGCCATTCGCGTACTCGGCACCAAGGGCACCCGCGCACTCACCCACAGGGCCGTCGACGCGGAAGCCGGTGTCCCGGCCGGGTCGACATCGAACTACTTCCGGACGAGGGAAGCCCTGCTTTCCGGCCTGCTCGGCAGACTGAGCGAACTGGAAACCGCGAGCTGGCGGGAATTCGCCGAAGCTCTCGACGCCGAGGCCATGGCCGACACCGGGCGCTTCGCCGAAGCCGTCGGCGGTCTCGCCGGAGAACTCGCGGGCCCCGCGAGGACGTTCACCCTCGCCAGGCACGCCGTCTTCCTCGAAGCCGCCGTAAACGAGCGCCTGCGGCAACAGATAGTCCTGCGCAGGGCGGAACTCGAGTCACAGGGGACACGGTGGTTGCGCGCGCTGGGCTCGTCCCGGCCCTCCGCCGACTTCTGGGCGATCATGGCGCTGCTCGACGGGCTGCTGCTCCACGAGACCACCGCCCCCGGCGCCGCGTTCGCCCCCTCCCCCGCCATCGGCGCGCTGCTGCGGGGACTCAGCGGGGACTGGCCGGAACGAACCTGA
- a CDS encoding 3-hydroxyacyl-CoA dehydrogenase — MIRQDRELLARLSSVNTRLGEAVVELLHRQDGGLLPAEGLRALGHHLQGITADLLNRADELDAVVIDRPPSREVTSRWPPTATGGESMNTVPTSPEPDDELALRYLRQAESAAGTAPDAEPRDVGRIGVVGAGTMGAGIATVFLQAGFPVTVVEQSVEALERGVERISAIQDKAVARGKADRAEADRRLAALTAGTDQASLGDCDVVVEAVFEDMEVKKALLSRLATIVKPGAVLASNTSYLDLDELAEASGRPRDVVGLHFFSPAHVMRLLEVVRGAKTGEDTLATALWLGRKTGKLPVVAGVCDGFIGNRVYNAYRVQCEFMVEEGALPEEIDAALEGFGFAMGPFTVWDMSGLDIAKATRQRQAATRDPRERMPKVLDVLYERGRLGRKTGAGWYAYPDDGERQVDPAVHEVIRAVVERNGVEPRTLSPDEIVRRALGVIVNEAMLVLADGIAERASDIDLVLANGYGFPKKRGGPLFWAHDHRDQVTTGIDEAERATGFGFRRGRLPW; from the coding sequence ATGATTCGGCAGGACAGGGAGCTGCTCGCGCGGCTCTCCTCGGTCAACACGCGGCTCGGCGAGGCCGTGGTGGAGTTGTTGCACCGTCAGGACGGCGGCCTTTTGCCTGCCGAAGGACTGCGCGCTCTTGGTCACCATCTCCAGGGAATTACCGCTGACCTGCTGAATCGTGCCGATGAGCTGGATGCCGTCGTGATCGACCGGCCGCCCTCGCGCGAGGTAACGTCCCGGTGGCCGCCGACCGCCACCGGAGGAGAGTCGATGAACACCGTGCCCACCTCGCCGGAACCGGACGACGAACTCGCGCTGCGATACCTCAGGCAGGCGGAGAGCGCGGCGGGCACCGCTCCGGACGCCGAACCACGCGACGTCGGACGCATCGGTGTCGTCGGCGCGGGCACGATGGGCGCGGGTATCGCGACGGTGTTCCTGCAGGCCGGGTTTCCGGTCACCGTGGTCGAGCAGAGCGTGGAGGCGCTGGAGCGCGGTGTCGAGCGCATCAGCGCCATCCAGGACAAGGCGGTGGCGAGGGGTAAAGCCGATCGCGCCGAGGCCGACCGCAGGCTCGCGGCCCTGACAGCGGGCACCGATCAGGCATCGCTCGGCGACTGCGACGTCGTGGTCGAGGCGGTGTTCGAGGACATGGAGGTGAAGAAGGCGCTGTTGTCGCGGCTGGCCACGATCGTCAAACCCGGGGCGGTCCTCGCTTCCAACACGTCGTATCTCGACCTCGACGAGCTGGCCGAAGCCAGTGGGCGGCCACGGGACGTGGTGGGGCTGCACTTCTTCAGTCCCGCGCACGTCATGCGGTTGCTTGAGGTGGTTCGCGGGGCGAAGACGGGCGAGGACACCCTGGCCACCGCGTTGTGGCTGGGGCGGAAGACAGGCAAGCTTCCCGTGGTCGCCGGGGTGTGTGACGGCTTCATCGGCAACCGCGTCTACAACGCCTACCGCGTCCAGTGCGAGTTCATGGTCGAGGAAGGTGCTTTGCCGGAGGAGATCGACGCGGCGCTGGAGGGCTTCGGTTTCGCCATGGGGCCGTTCACGGTCTGGGACATGTCAGGGCTCGACATCGCCAAGGCCACCAGGCAGCGGCAGGCCGCGACGAGGGACCCCAGGGAGCGGATGCCGAAGGTGCTGGACGTGCTGTACGAGCGGGGGCGGCTCGGCCGAAAGACAGGCGCGGGCTGGTACGCCTACCCCGATGACGGGGAGCGTCAGGTCGACCCCGCCGTGCACGAGGTGATTCGCGCGGTTGTCGAGCGGAACGGCGTCGAGCCGAGGACGTTGTCGCCGGACGAGATCGTGCGCCGCGCGCTGGGAGTGATCGTCAACGAGGCGATGCTCGTGCTGGCTGACGGCATCGCCGAGCGTGCCTCGGACATCGATCTCGTGCTCGCCAACGGATACGGCTTCCCCAAGAAGCGTGGCG